Within the Butyrivibrio sp. AE3004 genome, the region AAGGTGGGGCAGAAGATGAGGAAGAAGAGGCAGAGGCAGAGGTAGAGACAGAAGTTGAAGAGTCTGTAGTAAGACCTGTTATAAGGCCTGTTATTCCCGAGGAACCTGTTAAGGAGGAGATTAAGGTAGAAGAGCCTGAAGAGGAGCCTGTTTCTATAGAAGAGCCTGATGACGATGAGCCATATGAGGCAATCGCTATGGAAGAGGAGGAAGAGGAGGATACAGTTGCCGATCTTGCTGCATCTCTCAGTGCAATTGCATCTATTGCAAAGGAGAAGGCTGAAGAAGCTCCTGTATATGATGAAAAAAGTACAATATATGATAATGGGGGATTTGATACAATGGATATTCAGCAACAGACACCTACAGATGAGACAGCCAGCATTACTGAGGGTATGAGGATTGTCGGTAATCTTGAGACAACAGGATCTCTTGATCTTATCGGCAGAGTTACAGGTAATGTTACATGCCTTGGCAAACTCAATGTTACAGGTGAGATTGAAGGTGATTCAAAGGCAGCAGAGATTTATGCAGAGGCTGCAAGAATCACAGGCGAAGTAAGAAGTAACGGAAGTGTTAAGATCGGACAGAGTACAGTTGTAATCGGTAACATTTTTGCTACAAGCGCTGTTATCGCTGGTGCTGTTAAGGGTGACATTGATGTTCCCGGACCTGTAGTACTTGATACAACAGCTATCGTAATGGGTAATATCAAGTCACAGTCAGTACAGATCAACAACGGTGCTGTTATAGAAGGTAACTGCTCACAGTCTTATGCTGAGGTTAATCCTTCTGCATTCTTTGATGGACTTAAAGGACAGAGATAATGAGAATACTTTTAAAATTAAGCGGAGAAGCGCTCGCAGGCCCTAATAAGACAGGATTTCATGAGAAAACTGTTCGCGGGGTTGCACTTCAGGTAAAAGAACTTGTAGACAACGGAACACAGGTGGGAATTGTCATCGGTGGCGGCAACTTCTGGAGAGGCCGTACCAGTGAGAATATTGATCGTGTTAAAGCAGACCAGATTGGTATGCTCGCAACAATCATGAACTGCATCTACGTATCCGAGATTTTCAGAAGCGTCGGAATGAACACCAATATCCTGACACCGTTTGAATGCGGCTCATTTACAAAGCTGTTTTCCAAGGACAGAGCTAATAAATACTTTGAAAAGGGTATGGTCGTATTTTTTGCAGGCGGTACCGGACATCCTTATTTCTCAACAGATACGGGAGCAGCGCTCAGAGCAATAGAGATTGAGGCAGATGTAATGCTTCTTGCCAAGGCAATTGACGGCGTATATGACAGCGATCCAGCTACCAATCCCGATGCGAAGCGTTATGACACAATCAGCATAGATGATGTGGTAGCACAGAATCTTCAGGTTGTTGATATGACGGCATCCATCATGGTAAAAGAAAATCATATTCCTATGAGGGTATTCGCACTTCAGGAAGAAAATAGTATAATAAAGGCAGCCAGTGGCGAGTTTAACGGAACCACAGTAACCGCATAAACTATAATCCGGAGGATGAGTGTATGAACGAAAAAGTTAAGCCTTACGAAGAAAAAATGAACAAAGCTTTTGATTTCCTTGCATCGGAGCTTGCTGCAGTTCGTGCAGGACGTGCCAATCCGCATGTTCTTGATAAACTTAAAGTTGATTATTACGGAACACCCACACCTCTTCAGCAGGTTGGTAATGTTTCAATACCTGAGGCACGTATGATTCAG harbors:
- a CDS encoding polymer-forming cytoskeletal protein; amino-acid sequence: MGFFSELKSDLSQAAKTIMPEDGDEAQSLNETAKDNSEVKPKSDAEVKKDLNEMLDHLDDIKLDEGGAEDEEEEAEAEVETEVEESVVRPVIRPVIPEEPVKEEIKVEEPEEEPVSIEEPDDDEPYEAIAMEEEEEEDTVADLAASLSAIASIAKEKAEEAPVYDEKSTIYDNGGFDTMDIQQQTPTDETASITEGMRIVGNLETTGSLDLIGRVTGNVTCLGKLNVTGEIEGDSKAAEIYAEAARITGEVRSNGSVKIGQSTVVIGNIFATSAVIAGAVKGDIDVPGPVVLDTTAIVMGNIKSQSVQINNGAVIEGNCSQSYAEVNPSAFFDGLKGQR
- the pyrH gene encoding UMP kinase, with amino-acid sequence MRILLKLSGEALAGPNKTGFHEKTVRGVALQVKELVDNGTQVGIVIGGGNFWRGRTSENIDRVKADQIGMLATIMNCIYVSEIFRSVGMNTNILTPFECGSFTKLFSKDRANKYFEKGMVVFFAGGTGHPYFSTDTGAALRAIEIEADVMLLAKAIDGVYDSDPATNPDAKRYDTISIDDVVAQNLQVVDMTASIMVKENHIPMRVFALQEENSIIKAASGEFNGTTVTA